The genomic region GACGGTGTTGCTACAATCTATGAGGACTATGATGGTGATAACGATCCGACTAATCAAGATTCTGACGGAGATGGAATTCCGGATTATCTAGATGTTGATGATGACGGTGATGGTCTTGCTACTGCAGATGAAGGAGCTAATCCAGATGGCGACCTTAATCCTAACACTGGTAATACTAGTGATATTGATGGAGATGGTATCCCAGATTACTTAGATCAGGATGCTAGAAGAGTTAGAGTTTGGAATGCAGTTACTCCAGATGGAGATGGTCAGAATGACTTCTTCTTCATTCAAGGTATTGAGAATTTTGAAAACACGGTTAGAATATTCAACCGTTGGGGAATTGAAGTTTTCAATGCAGATAATTATGATAACTCTACTAAGCGTTTTGTAGGAGTATCAGATGGAAGGACTACAATAGGTCAAGGAGATAAATTGCCTACAGGTACTTACTACTACGTGGTTGAGTATATCGATGACTTTGGTGGTGTTCAACAAATAGCAGGATACCTTTACGTACGATAAATAATTTCACGTATCCCGATTCGTTTTAACTTATCGGGATACATTAATTGAAACATAAGAAGAGATGAATAAATTATTAACGATTATATTATTGTTTGCTTTCGCGAAAGCGGTTACAGCACAACAGGATCCACAATACACACAGTACATGTATAATCCAATAACGATAAATCCGGCCTATGCAGGAAATCGTGGAGTGATGAGTATTGTCGGTCTTCATAGAAGTCAATGGGTAGGATTAGATGGCGCACCACGCACTCAAAGTTTGTCATTACATACACCTATAGAGAACAGTCGAGTAGGTTTGGGATTAAGTGTAGTAAATGATGAGATAGGACCTAGTGATGAGACTTATATAGCTGCCGACTTTAGTTATACTTTACCAGTAGGAGATGAGGCTCGATTAAGTTTTGGATTAAAAGGAGGAGTTCATTTATTAAATGTTGATTTTACAAAGCTGAATATCTTTAATACATCAGATCCTAGGTTGCAGGAAAATATTGATAATAAGTTATCACCTACAGTGGGACTGGGATTGTATTATCATACAGATCGTTTTTATGTAGGATTGAGTACGCCTAATGTGTTACAGACAAATCACTTTGATGATAGTAATGATACTAGTGCAACTACATTCATTGCAGAAGAGCGCATACATTATTTTGCAACCGCAGGATATGTATTTGATTTAAATGACGATATTAAGTTTAAACCAGCAACCTTAGTTAAGATGGTAAATGGATCACCGTTACAGGTGGACTTAACGGCAAACTTTTTATTCAATGAGAAATTGACTTTAGGAGCAGCCTATCGCTGGAGTGCTGCGATAAGTGGACTGGTAGGATTTCAATTAAGTGATCAAATGATGATAGGATTTGCATATGATCGTGAAACGACAGAACTGGGTAATGCCCTATACAATGATGGAAGTTATGAACTCTTTGTGAGGTTTGAACTTTTCAATAGCTACGATAGAATAATAACGCCTCGATTCTTTTAAAAATAAAGATTATGACTAAAAAACTATTTATACTATTTGTCTTGATTTCCACTGTGGTATTTGGGCAAAAGGAAAAGGTAAAAGAATCTAATCAAGATTATAAAGATCTTGCTTACATCGATGCTCAGAAAATGTATTTGAGTATAGTGAAAAACGGATATGAAAATAAAGAGGTTTTTGAAAAATTAGGTGATACTTATTACTACAATAATGATTATACAAATGCTAATTTATGGTACTCAAAAGTTTTTCAATATGATCCAGAATCAATTGATCGCAATTACTATTTTAAATACATTCAAACTTTAAAAGCCGTACGAGAATATGAAAAAGCTGATCAGATTTTAAACCTTTATGCAGAGGTGAAAGGAGAAGATCAGTATCTAGAGAATTATCTTAATCAGCCTAATTATCTAGAAAAGATTAAAAGGCAATCTGGTAGGTATGAAATTAAAAACCTTGAAATGAATAGTGAGATTCAAGATTTTGGAACGTCTTATTTACCTAATTCTAATAGTATTGTTTATGCAAGTTCTCAAGACACAGCGTCTTTAGTTAAAAGACGTCATAAGTGGAATGAAAGAGTTTTTCTGAATTTATATAAAGCGACTGCAGATTCAATTACACTAGAATTAAGTGATGCTGTAAAACTTAATAAAGCTCTTAACACAAAATTCCACGAGAGTAACGCAGTATTTACAAAGGATGGTAATACCATGTATTTCACTAGAAATAATTACATAAAACGTAACTATAAGACAAGTTCTGATGAAATAAATAAGCTTAAAATTTTAAAAGCAACCAGGGAGAATGCGACTTCTCCATGGGAAAACATCACAGAATTGCCATTTAATAGTGACGAGTTTTCTACGGCACATCCTGCATTAAGTAAGGATGGGAAAAGATTATTTTTTGCTAGTGATCGTCCAGGTAGTATGACTGATGGAAATAATAGATTGACATCAGACATCTGGTATGTTACCATCGATGAAAATGGTGATTTCAGTGAGCCTGTTAATGTGAATTCAGTGAATACAATTGGTAATGATTTATTTCCTTTTATAAGTGATAATGGCGATTTTTATTATTCTTCAACAGGTCATCAAGGTTTAGGAGGTTTAGATGTTTATGTCGTTCAAACTAATGATAAAGGAATGCCAGTCAAAGAAGTAATCAACATAGGTAAGCCAGTAAACAGTTCATATGATGATTTTGCTTTTATAATAAAGGATAGTTTAAAAACTGGATATTTTAGTTCTAACAGGAAATCAGGTAAAGGACTAGATGATATTTACAGTTTCAAACAAACTAAAGATCTGAAATGTGTTGTAGATATTAATGGTATCGTTACTAATGAAGAAAATGGAGAATTAATGCCGTTTGCAACAGTAACTCTATTAGATAAAGACAATAAGAAAATAAAATCTATCGTAGTAGGTGAAGATGCAGCTTACAGCTTTGTGTTAGAGTGTGGACAGAATTATTCAATAAGAGCGCAAAAAGAAGACTTCTCTATTGCTGAAGAGTTTGTTCAAACACCTAAAATTTCTACTACATTAGAGCAACCGCTTGCTGTTGCAAAAGCAGTAGAGGATAAGGTTGTCGATATTAAAGTAGGTGATGATTTAAATGATATACTAGATCTTAATATGATTTATTTTGATTTTGATAAACACAACATTAGGTATGATGCAGAGATTGAATTGCAAAAAGTGCTTGCGTTTATGAAAGCTTATCCTAACTCAATCATTGACATAAGATCACACACAGACAGTCGTGCGTCTGATGGTTATAATATTAAATTAAGTGATCGTAGAGCAAAAAGTACGAGAGCATACCTTATCATGAAGGGTATAAAAGCAAATCGCTTGACAGCTAGAGGCTATGGAGAGTATCAATTGGTAAATGAATGTTCTAATGGTGTGGATTGTACTGAAGAGCAACATCAACTCAACAGACGTTCAGAATTTATAATAATGAAATTGAAATAATAAATTTCTGTTCAACAAAAAAACCGTCAGACGATCTCTGACGGTTTTTTTTGTTAACATGGTGACTAGTAAAAGATATAACGTCATTTCGTAAATTTGAAACTATAATTAAAATAATGGATAATAAAGAGTACGTTATATTAGTAAATCCCGAGGATGAAAAAGTAGGCCTCATGGAAAAGATAGAGGCCCATGAAAAAGCACTTTTGCATAGAGCGTTTTCAGTGTTCATTATTAATGACAAGGATGAGATTTTACTTCAACAAAGAGCACTAAGTAAATATCACTCTCCTGGATTGTGGACTAACACATGTTGTAGTCATCAAAGAGATGGAGAAAGTAATATAGAGGCTGGTAAAAGAAGACTAGTGGAGGAAATGGGTATGACCGCAGATCTTAAAGAACTATTTCACTTTATATATATAGCACCATTTGACAATGGCCTTACAGAACATGAGCTTGATCATGTAATGGTAGGATACTCAAATGATGATCCTGTTATTAATCCAGATGAAGTAGCAAGCTTCAAATGGATGAAAGCAAACGACATTCAAGAAGATATGATCGCGCAACCAGATCTTTACACTGCGTGGTTTAAGATCATTTTTGACAAATATTATAATCATATCTCATGAGAATAACAGCCTATCGTAAAGCGCACTTTAACGCTGCGCACAGACTGCATAGACCAGACTGGAGTGATCAAAAAAATGCAGCTATCTTTGGTAAGTGCAATAACCCAAATTTTCATGGTCACAACTATGATCTTGAAGTAGGTGTGACAGGTGACGTGGATCCAGAAACAGGATATCTTATAGATTTGAAAATTTTAAAAGATGTTATCAAATCTGAAGTAGAGGAAGCCTTTGATCATAAAAATTTAAATATTGAAGTCCCAGATTTCAAAACATTAAATCCCACGGCAGAAAATATTGCTTATGTGATTTATAATAAAATAAAAGCAAAACTCGACTCAAAGTACGACATAGAAATAAAACTCTATGAAACAGAACGTAATTTTGTAGTCTATAAAGGAGAATAATGAAGTTATACCCGTTAAGTTTCGAGCCTATTTTAAAGGATAAAATATGGGGTGGAGATAAACTCAATAAGATAAAAAATATAGAGCCGCCCATATCAAAACTAGGAGAAAGCTGGGAGATTTCAGTTGTCGAAAATGATATAAGTGTCGTGAAATCAGGTGCTTATCGAGGTCTTAATCTTAATGAGTTGATTGAGAAATTCCCACAAGAATTACTAGGTGAAAAGGTTATTGAACAACACGGTAAACAGTTTCCACTACTTATTAAATATATCAATGCGGCACAAGATTTATCGATTCAGGTACATCCCGATGATGCTGTAGCTATGAAAAAGCACAACAGTTTTGGTAAAACTGAAATGTGGTATATTATGGATGCGCAACCAGATTCAAGATTGATTTTAGGATTTAAGGAAGAGAGTAATAAAGACGCTTTCGCGAAAGCGATATCTGAAAACACTGTAATGGATTTATTTAATCAAATCGAGGTTACAGAAGGTGATTCTTTCTTTATTAAACCGGGCTTAGTACATGCCATAGGTGCAGGGATTACCCTTGCTGAAATTCAACAGTCTAGCGATATTACCTATAGAGTATACGATTTTGATAGAAGAGATCATTTAGGGAATGCAAGAGAACTACACATAGACGACTCTATAGAAGTTAGTGATTATAAAGTGTCTCATAATCATGTGATTGATTATAATCCTAATCAATCAGGTGAACAGAATCTAGCCACTAATCAATATTTTACAACAGATTATCTTTTCTTTAAAGGATGCAAGCGTATCGAAGTGAATGTGCATAAAAGTTTTATGGTATTAATGAATGTAGGTAAGTCTTGCGATGTGTACTGTAATGGCATAAGTCATAAACTAGAGCCTGCACAGACTATTTTAATACCTGCTGCGGTACCCTATGTATTAGTAAAATCTAGTAATGAAGCAAAATTGTTGAGCGTTCATCTATAGCGTTTAATTTTGGTGTATTTTTGCACAAAATAATTTACCATGGCAAGTATTAGAGACCTTAAACAAGATATCAACTTTGTAATAGGAGATATTATAGACGCAGCACTAATTCAACAAGATACAAATCCAGATGCAGATGTTGCAGCTACTGAAGCAATTGTAGATGATAGTATCGTTGTATTTGATGAGTTGATCGCAAAAGTGAACGACAAAAGTGTAGAAAACCGTAAAGCTCACTTAAAGAGTGTACGTCAAGACCTTGAAACTAAAGGTGGAGAACTTATTGAGCGTATCAATAAATTATAATTCCTCTTTTCTTTCTTTAATAAATTCAGACAGTTGTTTTCCATAACGACTGCTCTGAATTTTTTTTGGCATCATGTTATAAGCACTATCTAGATATACTGGATTAGCTTCATAACCTTCTTTTAAAAGTATAAATGGGGCAATTTCATAGTCCTTATTAAGCATTGCAAAATTTAATGCATATCCTACTTTTCTTTTTAAATGCTTGTTGATGTCAGTAGATAGAGCATCAATAGAATCTTGATCTCTTACATCAGCTTGACTTAAATTCATACTGCGCTTAAATAAATCTGTATAACGTTCTGATAGTTGCCTATTCACCTCATTAAACTCATTATATAATTTTTGGTTTTTTGAACCAGTAACGACTGCGCTAGTTTCAAATTTATCAAGTGTTGTATTGATTGTGATGATTGTATCCTCTGCAAAAAATGTTAGTCTGTCATCATAGATGGTACCGTCTTTTTTATCTAGATATATGTACATTAATTGTGGTTCATCTATAGTCGCGCTCATTTGAAAAGGCGCTTCTCCATCTACAATAACAGAATCTACGTTTACTAAAGTAGTATCCTGCAATTGTTGCAAGTATAACTTACCTATCTTAAGTCCATCTACGGTACCATTAACAATCAGATTACCACTCTTATCATTACCGCAAGAGGTTAAAATTAATAAAGTGATTATGGCTATAAATGTGTTTTTCATGAGCTTTTTATTGGGCTGCAAATATGATATATAAGTTTGAATTATACCATAAAGTCATTTGAAATAGTTAAGAGAATATCTTTAAGATGTTGCGACAATTTGCATTAATACTGTACAGGCTATAGCACCTATAGTACCGACTACATAGCCAAAAACGGCTAGTAATACACCGACACTAGTCAGTGATGGATGAAACTCTGCAGCAACGATAGGAGCGCTGGCTGCACCACCGACATTTGCCTGTGAGCCTACGGCAAGGAAAAAATATGGAGCTTTAATTAACTTAGCCATAAGGATTAATAATCCAGCATGGATAGCCATCCATACAATACCTACTAGAATTAATAATGGGTTTTCTACGATTTGCGTTAAATCCATTTTCATTCCTATGGTCGCTACTAGTACATAAATGAAAATACTACCTATACTACTGGCGCCAGTACCTTCATAACTCTTTGCTGGTGTAAACGACAACAAGATTCCTATCATTGTCGCTATGGAAATCATCCAAAAGAACTGACTCGTTAAGAAGCTTAAATAGATATTATCAGATATCCCATCCATGTTACTTGTTAAATCAGATAGGTAATTTGCTCCAAAGTGAGCTATGGCGACAGCTCCAAAACCTATTCCTAACATCACCATGGTATCAGTAAAAGTAGCTTCTCGTTTTACACTTGCTGTATAATCAGAAACTCGTTTTTTAAGATCTTCTATCGCACGACTGTCAGCACCAAACCATCGATCTATTTTTGCAGCTTTCCCTATCCCAAAAAGAAGAATTCCCATCCACAAGTTTGCCACCACAATATCTACCAGTACCATACCGCCATATTTTGCTTGATTGAACTCATAAACTTCAAGCATGGCTGTTTGATTTGCACCACCACCTATCCAGCTTCCAGCAAGAGTAGAAAGTCCGCGCCATACTGCGTCAAAACCTTCGCCACCGACTGTTTCTGGAGAAAAGGAACCTATAATTAAAATAGCGATTGGTCCACCTATAACAATTCCTATAGTTCCAGTAAGAAACATAATAAGTGCTTTAGGGCCTAAGTTAAATACGGCCTTTAAGTCTATTGATAAAGTCATCAACACTAGTGCTGCTGGTAATAAGTAACGCGACGCCATGTAATATAGAGATGAGCTATTCTCAGTAACCGTTCCATCCTCATCTATAGTAGTCCATTCTGGAGCAATAATTCCCAGAGAACTTAAGATAGATGGTAATAAATAGCACATTAGTAAAGCCGGAACAATTTTATAAAATCCAGTCCAAAAGCCTTTTTTTAAAGAAGAAGAATAAAATACCAATGTGAGACATATCATCAATAAACCAAAAACGATAGTGTCTTTAGTGATGAAAGGAGTTGTGTCGATGGCATTTTCTACTAGCTCTTGAAAAATCATAAAGTCGTATTTTGAATGATTGCAAAATACGACTTTATATACATTGTGTGGTTGAAATCACGCTTTCGCGAAAGCGTAATTATTAAGAAGTTATCTCTTAATAAAAGCGACCATTTTTTCTATTAAAACAGGATGGATAGGGAAATTTACGTCAGTATAACTTTTTGCAGCTTCGATATCGTCTTTACCTACCTTTTTAAGTACATGATTCAATCCTTCAATGATTTCTAATTGACTAGAAGGTGCAGCAGCATGCAGCATTTTTGCCTGTTCTATAGATACTTGAAAATCACGATCTCCATTAATAATCAAAATAGGTGTTTTTAATTTTGCGATTTCTATGGCTGGATCATAAGCCATCCAGGACTCCATAAAAGGTTGCATTTGCGGACCTTGTAATTGCATCAGATAAGGATTTACATCTTCCACGATTTCTTCTTGGGCACGCATTTTATCAAAAGTAGTTCTCGCGATGGTGTCCAGTCCGGGACTTTGTGCTGCTATTTGAGAGACAATGACGTTATCAATAACTTCTCCGGCACCAGCTAGTGAAATAAACCCGTCAATATTTTTATTAACGGCTAGCATACCTACTAATGAGCCTTGACTATGACCGGCGATGTAAATCTTTGAAAAGCGTTTGTCTTTCTCAAAATAGGCAACGATATCACGCGCATCTTTAACAAAATCGTCAAAGCTAGTATCAGGATCTACTTTTTTCTTTTTCATCTGTGTTACTACACGCTTGTCATATCGATAGGTGGCAATACCTTCCTTTTTTAAAGCAAGAGCGAGTTGTTTATGACTATCGTTTTTAGTCATTACACTATTACCATCTCTGTCATTAGGGCCACTACCAGTTAACATAATTACTAGAGGTGGATTAGACACTCCATCTGGTAACCATAATGTTCCTTGAACATTTTCTGTAATGTTTAATTCTGTAGGGTCTTTTTCTACTTCTTTATTGCCTTTATTAAATAGGTTTTGTGAAAAACATAGTAGAGGAAGTAGTGCTATTAAAATGATTATTTTTTTCATGATTACTGTAGTTTTTTATAAAGTGTGTAACTGTAAATAAAGGTCCATGCCGCTATGACAAATGCTGTGCCAATCGTGGCATAAAAAGCGATTTGAAAATTAAGTAATAACGACGTAGTTAATATTATAACGCCTGATATGATAAATAATATAGCGCCTACACGATGTGTTTTGCGCCATACATTCTCATTATCAAGTGTCCATGGTGTTCTTATACCGACAAAATAGTTAGGTTTCATAGCTGGCATGTAATTGCCTATCACGATAAATAATAGCCCTATAAGCATAAAAATCCATGAAGGTGAACCGGTATCACCATCCTTATAAGTGGTAGACATATATATAATACCTACCGCAAGTGCAGTCTGAAATAAAGTGATGGCAACTCTTAAATGGCCAAATTTATTTCCCATTTTTTTAATTTGACCTTTTGGGTCTAGTTTAGGTACATATTTTAATATAACGTACATCAATCCAGTTAATAAGATGGGAATTAACCACAATTCTTGTTTACTGCCCATGCGGTCCACCTCGCCATTTGCATTCCAGTGCATCGGTAATATGTCTGGTAAGCTACTATAAACGAACCCTAAATATATAAATGGTATAAGAGTGAGGATGATAATAACCGTTTCTTGTAAAGATGAATTTCTCATTTTTTAATCTTTTAGTTTCATAATCCATTGAACTAACTCATCCATAACCGTTGTGTTAATAGAGTAGGTGATGTACTGCCCATTTTTTATAGCCGTTACTAAACCAGCTTGCTTTAATAAATCGAGATGATGCGATATGCTAGGTTTAGAAATATCAAAATGACTTGCTATTTCTCCAGCGTTGAGGTCTTCATCCTTAAGGATTTCAAGAATTTCTCGTCGCGTGTTATCATTTAAAGCTTTAAAAAGGCTGTTCACTTAATTAGGTATTTAGACAAATTTCTAAATAAGTAGATAATAAAACTAATTTGTTACAATTTATTTGATCATTTTTCAGAAAACAACCTAATTGAAAATAATAGCCATAAAAAAATGAGCAAACTTAGTTTGCTCATTTTGCTCCTTAAAATAATATTATAATTATCGTTTTGATACCTTATTATTAGATATATGACGTTGTCTAGAGCAGCGGAAACGGTCCATTTCTGGATCACGTTGTGCGACATGTTTAGTAGAACGACCTTGAACACGAGCTCGCCACATACGGAAACTACTTTCCTTCATCTGGTTGCGCATGATTTTAATGACTTGACTTTCTGTAACACCAAACTGTGCCTCGATAGCATCAAAAGGTGTACGGTCTTCCCAGCCCATTTCTATAATACGGTCTATTGCTCTGTCATCTAGGTCTTTTAAAATATCTTTTGCTCTTGCCATAAGTAAATAGTCGTAAACTAGATTACTAATTTACAATCACTAGATTTTTCTTAACGTTAATACTTATCTAAACTATGGTTTAACAATCTTTCTAAAGGTAAGGTTGATACGTTCATCAATAGGTCTTTTAGTTTTGGCAATTTGATGTTTATAGGTATGTTGTGTTTGACCTGCCATAACTAATAAGCTGCCGTGTTGTAGTGGGAATTTAAATTTCCAGTCTTTATTATTAAGATGTTTTAAATGAAAAAACCTTTCTTGACCTAGACTTATAGAAGCAATTACTGGATTGGTTCCTAGTTCTTTTTCATTATCTGCATGCCAGCCGTTAGAATCTTGCCCATTTCTATATCTATTTATGAGGCAAATATTAAATGTTGCACCTGTAGCATTTTCAACATCTTGCTTAATTTTTTGCAGTGTCTTGGTCCATGGTAACGCATTAAAAGAGATGTTGCTGTAACCGTAATTTATTCCTGGATCTCCATAGAGCTGGGTTAGTCTAGGTTCGTCATATTCTTTACCATAAACCGTAATCTTATTTTGTCTCCATGGTGTTTCTTTGATTAATATGGATAGTAGTTCTTGCGCTTCCGCGAAAGCGTAAAAATTACCATCATAATGCACTAGAGCATCTGGTATATCTGGAAAATCTGTCGGGAACAAATTGTTATGCATGCATATTAAATTAAAGAAAACTTCTAGTACCTTATGTAGGCTAGGTCTTATCTTGCGACCCTTACAAAGATAAATATGTATACTTCTCGCATTACCGGAATGGGAAAATATGTCCCAGAAAATATAGTTACTAACGACGATCTTTCCAAATTAATGGATACTAATGACGCCTGGATACAGGAACGTACAGGTATTAAAGAAAGACGTCATATTAAAATAGGTGATGGAAACTCTACCGCAGTAATGGGCGTTAAAGCAGCAGAGATTGCTCTAGAGCGTGCAAAAGTTTCTAAAGATGATATCGATATGATAGTGTTTGCCACCTTATCGCCAGATTATTATTTCCCTGGTTGTGGTGTACAAGTGCAGGAAATGATGGATATACATACTTGCCCAGCGATAGACGTGCGCAACCAGTGTAGTGGATTTGTATATGCACTATCAGTTGCAGATCAGTTTATTAAAACAGGTATGTATAAAAATGTGCTGGTAATAGGATCTGAGAATCATAGTGGTGGATTGGATTTTACGACTCGTGGTAGATCTGTTTCAGTAATTTTTGGTGATGGTGCAGGTGCTGCAGTTCTTTCAAGAAGTGAAGATGAAGGTCATGGAATTCTTTCTACGCACTTACATAGCGAAGGAAAGCATGCACTTGAGTTATCGCTTAAAGGTCCATCAACTAACCATTGGGTACCTCAATTAATTGAAGAAAACCCACAAGAGGACATTCCTTATTATCCTTATATGAATGGTCAGTTTGTATTTAAAAATGCCGTAGTGCGTTTTAGCGAGGTGATTATGGAAGGTTTAAAGGCAAACAATCTTGAGGTAAGTGATATCGATATGCTCGTACCACACCAGGCAAACTTGCGTATTTCTCAATTTATTCAAAAGAAATTTCAGTTATCAGACAATCAGGTGTACAATAATATCCAGAAGTATGGAAACACCACGGCAGCTTCCATTCCTATCGCATTATGTGAGGCATGGGAAGAAGGTAAGGTTAAGGAAGGTGATACGGTTGTATTAGCAGCCTTTGGTAGTGGATTTACATG from Nonlabens arenilitoris harbors:
- a CDS encoding alpha-ketoglutarate-dependent dioxygenase AlkB family protein, producing the protein MHNNLFPTDFPDIPDALVHYDGNFYAFAEAQELLSILIKETPWRQNKITVYGKEYDEPRLTQLYGDPGINYGYSNISFNALPWTKTLQKIKQDVENATGATFNICLINRYRNGQDSNGWHADNEKELGTNPVIASISLGQERFFHLKHLNNKDWKFKFPLQHGSLLVMAGQTQHTYKHQIAKTKRPIDERINLTFRKIVKP
- a CDS encoding 3-oxoacyl-ACP synthase III family protein, coding for MYTSRITGMGKYVPENIVTNDDLSKLMDTNDAWIQERTGIKERRHIKIGDGNSTAVMGVKAAEIALERAKVSKDDIDMIVFATLSPDYYFPGCGVQVQEMMDIHTCPAIDVRNQCSGFVYALSVADQFIKTGMYKNVLVIGSENHSGGLDFTTRGRSVSVIFGDGAGAAVLSRSEDEGHGILSTHLHSEGKHALELSLKGPSTNHWVPQLIEENPQEDIPYYPYMNGQFVFKNAVVRFSEVIMEGLKANNLEVSDIDMLVPHQANLRISQFIQKKFQLSDNQVYNNIQKYGNTTAASIPIALCEAWEEGKVKEGDTVVLAAFGSGFTWASAVIKW